From the genome of Streptomyces xanthophaeus:
CGAAGGACACCATCGCCTACTGCCGCATCGGTGAGCGCTCGGCGCTCACGTGGTTCGTGCTGCACGAGCTCCTGGGCCAGGAGAACGTCAAGAACTACGACGGTTCGTGGACCGAGTACGGCTCGCTCGTCGGTGTGCCGATCGAGCTCGGCGCCAACAAGTAACCAGACGACCGGGCACGCGACGCCCCTCGTAGTACGACCTCTCTAGGACAGGACAGAGAACATGTGTGGAGCACAGATCGGCGGGCCCGACCTCGCGACGCTGAAGCCCGGTGAGACCGCCATCCAGGGCCAGATCACCAAGGACGGCGAGCCGGTGTCCGGCTACGTCCGCCTGCTGGACTCGACCGGCGAGTTCACCGCGGAGGTCCCGACCTCGGCGACCGGCCAGTTCCGCTTCTACGCCGCCACCGGCTCCT
Proteins encoded in this window:
- a CDS encoding DUF1416 domain-containing protein: MCGAQIGGPDLATLKPGETAIQGQITKDGEPVSGYVRLLDSTGEFTAEVPTSATGQFRFYAATGSWTLRALVPGAQADRAVVVAEAGGVTDVAIAV